The following are encoded in a window of Panicum virgatum strain AP13 chromosome 5N, P.virgatum_v5, whole genome shotgun sequence genomic DNA:
- the LOC120676189 gene encoding receptor-like protein EIX2: MGPMFPGWLQWHVSITDLDISSAGIADRLPQWFSDAFRNVELLNISNNQLSGGLPTNMSYMSLSELHLSSNQLTGQLPTLLPNLLILDLSDNSLSGPLPAEIENSNLIELSLFSNQITGHIPESFCKLWLAVLDLSNNFLVGELPPCLGVMEDMEFMALSNNSFSGEFPSFVQNFISVLFLDLARNKFSGRLPMWIGKLKSLRILGLSHNKFSGNIPVNITNLDCLQYIDINNNEISGSLPSYLSNLKAMKKTDTTRVCYEGDIEHFHLISLFPVLKGKELNYGSISRVFDINMMSIDLSSNNLSGEIPEEITTLDALVNLNLSQNRFSGVVPNKIGEMQSLESLDLSRNNLSREIPASLSSLTFLSYLDLSYNNLTGRIPSGQQLDTSFKKKDSSLIRCMQQTHLCTLVTLVFAGILFNTIAQGKVIYQSKVA, from the coding sequence ATGGGCCCTATGTTTCCTGGGTGGCTTCAATGGCATGTTAGCATTACCGACCTCGATATCTCGAGTGCAGGCATAGCTGATAGGCTTCCACAATGGTTCTCTGATGCCTTTAGAAATGTTGAACTCTTGAACATCTCCAACAATCAACTCAGCGGAGGTTTGCCTACCAATATGAGCTATATGTCACTTTCAGAACTCCATCTCAGCTCTAATCAATTAACTGGTCAGCTACCCACTCTGCTACCAAATCTACTCATCTTGGACTTGTCTGATAACTCCTTGTCGGGACCTCTGCCTGCTGAGATTGAAAACTCAAATCTAATAGAGCTGTCTCTATTCTCCAACCAAATAACTGGCCATATTCCAGAGTCTTTTTGTAAATTATGGTTGGCTGTGCTAGACTTATCCAACAACTTTTTGGTGGGAGAATTGCCACCATGCCTTGGGGTAATGGAAGATATGGAATTTATGGCCTTAAGCAACAATAGTTTTTCGGGAGAGTTCCCATCTTTTGTGCAAAACTTTATAAGTGTGCTATTCTTAGATTTGGCTAGGAACAAATTTTCTGGAAGATTGCCCATGTGGATTGGAAAGTTGAAGTCACTAAGAATTCTAGGGTTAAGTCACAATAAGTTCTCTGGGAACATTCCAGTGAACATCACAAATCTTGATTGTCTTCAGTATATAGATATAAATAACAATGAGATATCAGGCTCTTTGCCGAGCTACCTGTCAAATCTGAAAGCAATGAAAAAGACAGACACGACAAGGGTATGCTACGAGGGTGATATAGAACACTTTCATcttattagtttgtttccagtCTTGAAGGGGAAGGAACTGAACTACGGTTCCATTAGTAGAGTCTTTGACATAAATATGATGAGCATTGATTTATCTTCAAACAATTTAAGCGGCGAAATTCCAGAAGAAATAACTACTCTTGATGCGCTGGTGAATTTGAATTTATCACAGAACCGCTTCAGCGGAGTTGTTCCAAACAAGATTGGGGAAATGCAATCGCTGGAATCACTCGACCTCTCAAGGAACAATCTTTCAAGGGAAATACCAGCCTCTCTGTCAAGTCTGACATTCTTAAGTTACTTGGACTTGTCGTACAACAATCTTACAGGAAGAATTCCATCAGGACAGCAGCTTGAtacttctttcaaaaaaaaagacagcAGCTTGATACGCTGTATGCAGCAAACCCATCTATGTACATTGGTAACATTGGTCTTTGCGGGCATCCTCTTCAACACCATTGCTCAAGGGAAGGTGATATATCAAAGCAAGGTCGCCTAG